The following nucleotide sequence is from Salvia splendens isolate huo1 chromosome 2, SspV2, whole genome shotgun sequence.
ACATCGGCGATGGCCACCAGCAAGCGATTCCTGGGGTGGTCAATTACGATTCCGAGCGACGAGTTATTACCGAAGCCGGAATCTCCGATGACCGTAATCTCCTCCAAAATGGAGGCGTCTCCGACGCCTCCCTCGAAGAAGGAGACGATGAAGCGGCGGTTGAGATGGTCCCACTTGGCGCACTCACGGAACCACGATTTGCTAGCGTAGGCGTAGACGTGAGCCGCGCGGTCGGACGTCTCGGAGTGGATGATGTAGGCGACGGGGACGGCGGAGAGGAGGAGGACGAGCACCAATCTGGCGGAGCACAATGCCATGGCTGAGTAAGAGAGtacttattattattaaaaatgtttttctattttctaacTCCACTGCTCATTTAGAATGTTTTTCCATTTCTTTTTCATGAGATTTCAAATTGAGTAGGTTAGGTGGAGGAGGTAGAAATCATAATATCCTCCAAAATGGTGAAGAAATTTAATACAGTCAAGGTCATCATCCTTTTCATAATTAACTTTATCGTCTAGTGTCGTCTCATTTATGATTGAGCGTAtattatatattcaataatCATATTGGATTGCTATTTCCAActtgattgataaaatataatttctttctttttttgctCGTTCCTTAAAAGATTACTTTACTATCATTTTTAATGTGTTGTTTATTTTTTGGAATGAATAAATTGGTAAATAATGCATAAActatttttgtttaaaatttcCAGCAATTGCGAGAatccaaattaaaattcaacTGAATATCGTCACAGCCTTAACTAATCGATTAGAATCGACCCCTACAATCGAACCAAATCAAAGATAAAGGAATCCAACGAAAATGGCCCGACTTCCTCTAAAATGGAACAGAGAAATTTAACGAAAATTGCTCAGATTTACAACAAACTGAATTTGGAGAGGAAATCATTGCCATGGTTGCAAAGAAGTTTCCTTCTGAGTTTACCTAGCCAAGCAACGACCACCACCCAGCTCGTTCGAACAAATTAACTCACTTTCGATATCATCACAGCAAAACCAAGAGAGAGGAGAGATAAGACAAATTTAGTCACCAGGGCAGGGGTGAGATGGAATGTTGCGAGATTAAGGGGCAACCGAATGAGTTGCGACAAAATAGAAACGGGCAGATAGGTCGGCGAGCTTAGTTGTCATTGGCAAACGAACAACGAATTATCCAAGAAGAGAGAAGTTATGGCATAGCGGGGCAACTGAACTGGCATTATGTGTATGTGATGGTCGATCGAATATTATGCGACCAAACTCATTACAACTCAAATCAAACCATAGTACTATCATATATAGGAGTACTCGACAGAAACAGCTTTGTCCGTTCAGAGCTGATATTTTCGAACCTGCGTTGCAACTCAAAACAAGTGTGTGTAAATACGGCTAAATTCCAAGAAACTACCTCCGGGGATGTAGTATCCGCCATTTGTTCCCGCAAAAAAAGAGTTTCCAGAAAGGGGAAAGACGCGAGAGCTTGTTGCGTGTTTACTTATAGACGCGTCTCCCTCTCGCGTCTCTAAAATGAAACACGCATGACGAATTAGCGTCTCTAAACATACACGCATCAGGCTGATGTGTGTCTCCCTTGGATACAAAAGCAGGTCAGGCACTGGCATGAAGGGCCCCAGCGGCACCGACACCGGCGCCGGAGGATTCAATTCGAGAGGGAGGTgcgaagagagggagagggagagggagaggctCTGGGCGGGATGGTCGAAAACGAGGCTGATGTCTTGAATAGCGGGATCGGCGGCGGCGTTGGCGTAGATGTGTTGGTGATGATGATTGTTGAAGGTCTAGTTGTTGAAGATTAGAGATGGATCGTAGAGAGGGATGAAGGTGTCTACTTATTCGTGGAATTTAgccagaaaaagaaaaagagtgtAACAGTGAAAGAGATGAGGTGATGATGAAATGAGAGGCTGCCAGTGCCATCATGTTAATCTCTCTCAGTATATACGATTCTCTGTTACGagcctattattattattattatttagtttagatatattagggatttgcatatcttcttttcatatatttgtttcttgttccctaagctagtattctagtattataaatagggctaggttgttatctttttattcatggaatgaagaaataatttgcccacattacttgtgcaatactccttatcaaaccttgaagactgccgacggaggaagttctccgcgccagccacgaattgagccgccgaccccaacgttcggggcgccggattggtgtgttgcgagtgtaatcgcaggatttcttcgttaagagaattgtgctcttaacaactggtgctttcatccagagctCAACCATGGCCGATCAACCCCGACGCTTCACGGCGAGTGGCTACCTCGGTGACGGATGGCAGCGGATACGACGAGACGACCCAGAGTCAAGCAGCGCGCGGCGCAATGGATCGGGGGCGCTCGTACCTACTTTGTCAGCGCTGGACAAAATTATGGCAAGATTTGATCAATTGGAATTTAAATTGGATGCGAGGGTTAGAAGGGTTGATAGGTTGAAGGCCACACGCCTTCCCAAACCGGATCAACCCTATTTTTCGGACGACGGGGACGTCGATGGGTATCGTTCCCAGGGAGACGTCTGGCCGACCGACGAGGACGGCCCCTCAGTTTTCAATCACGGCAGGCGTGTCCGTTGTGGGGATGTCCGTCGGCATAGGGGCACGGGTCGTGATTTAAACAGGCGAGAGGCAGGGCTCGTACAGCCTGGCTCTGGCACGATTCCATATCACGCGCACACTGCTTCGTGGCCTCGCACGAGCTGGGATAGACCAGCAGCTCGCGTCACAACGGAGTTTGATAGGGGGTTTTCGGGGGTACCGACAGCCTACATCGTGGGACCCCCCATCAACCGCCCCTCCTGTTGGGATCCTCCCGGTAACCGACCAATACCGAGCTTCCAGCCCTACGACCCACCACGGTCATGGCAGgcctcttgttgggaaccaccgtcTCACCGTGCATCGCAAGGATACTCGGATTATGATCAGCCACCACAGTGTCTGCCTAGTCGTTGGGATACACCCAGGCGACAAACCGATCACTTCCGGCAGCAGCGCAGCCCACGCCCGAGCACACAACCTTGGCGCCCTGAAATCATGGGGTTTGAAGAAAAGATGGTGGATGAagaattttgctatgaaatcGAATTGATTCCCGGCTGCCATTCTTCAAGCCTGGATCAAGAATCAGATGCTCATCAGGAAAAAAATGATTCCTCGAACTGGATGGGTAGTTTTCTTGAAGAGGCTGATGATTCAAAATCATCTCTAGTAGATGATAATAATCATGATAAGGCTActtttgatgatgatgagttCACAAAGATGGAATGCCATTCTGTGAAGATGAGTGATGATTCGGACTTGCTTTGGGATGTGGTGGGTGTGACTGATTCATCTTCATCACCATCATGTGTTGATAATTGTTCACAGCATAAGTGTTTGGACTCTGATGATGATTATGAAGATGATAGAGTAGATGGTGATGAGAGGCGTTCCTACAACCTCACTGCTGCGGAGTTCCAGCTGGTAAGAGTCCTTGTGCAGCGATTCATGGAGGACAAGCAGTTTGGGGGGCGTAGGAATGATGCCGACGTCAGGAGCCGGTGCATGATCCGGAGCCTCCTCCAAGTCCCAGCCATCGAGGATGATTTTGTGAAGACGAAGGCGAGAGAGGAAAGGGACGACGTAGAAATGTTGGTGGGAGTCATAAGTGAAATGATGGTGATCTTGTTCCTAATCGCATTCGATCCAGGAGGTGACGTTTCAATGCTTTTGCTATCGTCGACTGTGCCCGTGGTTccatggttcccaccttgaggacaaggtggattttaaccgtgggggagttgttacgagcctattattattattattattatttagtttagatatattagggatttgcatatcttcttttcatatatttgtttcttgttccctaagctagtattctagtattataaatagggctaggttgttatctttttattcatggaatgaagaaataatttgcccacattacttgtgcaatactccttatcaaaccttgaagactgccgacggaggaagttctccgcgccagccacgaattgagccgccgaccccaacgttcggggcgccggattggtgtgttgcgagtgtaatcgcaggatttcttcgttaagagaattGTGCTCTTAACATTCTCCTCTCTCATTTTTACTTTGTTTTCCCAATAAATTGAAACACGCTGTTGCCTCACGCGTGTATACATTGAAACACATTGTtgcctctcgcgtgtttaaatTGAAACACGCATGGGCCTAACGCGTGTTTAATATTGATACACGCGACAAGCTCTCGCGTCTTTCCCCTTTCTGGAAACTCTTTTTTTGCGGGAACAAATGGCGGATACTACCTCCCCGGAGGTAGTTTCTTGGAATTTAGCCGTGTAAATACATCAATCTTAATACACTAATTAATTTTCCACAAATTAACCATTGCattataattttgttaattCTTTTTCGTGCACACATATGTGTATAacgcaaaataaaaaaagttcacaaaaaagatactccctccgtcccgcactactcgcacgtatttcctttttgggcgtcccaagttacttgcactctttccatttttagtaaaaaatttcacctatagccgtcattttttactttcctatacactcattccttaatctccgtgccgaaaaggaaatgagcgagtagctcgggacggagggagtattttattttatgcataAAAAGATCTTGTATGGAAGCCACGTGGACGGCCAAGGATGGTCATGAAAATGATAAGAATTTCTATCCGCAATTCACCACACATCCCAACTATTATATAATTTCCACATAAACCATATCAAAACAGCATCATATCATTTTGTTTATCAAAAAATGGCAGCAGCCGTAGCTGGAGTGAACGTCGCCGCCGTGAAAGTGTTCGCCAGGGCGTCGGAGCAGCCGAAATCCGTGAGCTTCTGGCAGTTGAACAACCCGTGGAGGCGGAGCGCGTGCGTGCCGTTGAGGAGGATGTGCGTAGCCGCGGCGCCGGACAAGCTGACCAACAAGGTGGAGGAGAGCATCAAGGCGGCCGAGGAGGCGTGCGCGGGCGACGCCGTGAGCGGGGAGTGCGCGGCGGCGTGGGACGAGGTGGAGGAGCTGAGCGCGGCGGCCAGCCACGCCAGGGACAAGCAGAAGGACTCCGACCCCTTGGAGACGTACTGCAAGGACAATCCCGAGACCGACGAGTGCCGCACTTATGATAATTGATTCTTCTTATTCATCGTTGCTGTAATGCTTTTTCAAGATTTTTAAGGATTTTCTATATCTAAGGTTGGGTGTTAGTTGTTGCATTATGCCACTCattatatatactactactatatcgCTTGTTGATTAGAGAATATAATTAGATACTTATCAGCAATCTAGATTGGTATGTGTCTTGTACTTTAAAATTCACCAATAGTTGTGAGATCATTCTTAAAGAGTCTTGAGAGATATTCTGGGCCTCAAATTTTGTTCTCATAATTAATGTGAATTAGTCACTATTAGGAACACTTGGTGTCTCTCCTTTCTTTTACTGGTTGAAATAGTACTCCAGTATTTTGTTATTATAGGCTAGAAAATCATGTGAAAAGACACAAAGGCTGCTGCAGTGTGAATTCACGAAACCAAAAAAACACAATCAACGATCTTTAGGGCTAACTCATCTTCTCTTAATATTTGTTTGATCTTCGTCCTAAGTCATTTTCAATTGCTTTAATTTGGTAGCTTTTAAACACCTCATCTTCAAAACAAAGATCAATCTATAATGCCTTCGGTtactgatggggtacggactaaacaagcccaatagcagtgacggcccatcagcccaaagcccaaggaagagtatcagttcggcattaccaaagagttcggccccagcctacagctcggtaaaagccgaccaatcaagctccactctcagatcggcaaaagctgctcggcaatagttcagcagttcggtctcagtattcgaccgaactggaagatagtcaactcatgcaggatcacatgcaggatagtggaccaagcacagagatagtggactcatgcaggatctcatgcaggatagtggacccatgcaggatctccatgacctccacgacattcacaaccatcattagtggtgatgcaagccacgatcttagttcaatgtataaatagaactcagatcagataaagaagggttaagttctctagagatcaaatatcaaatagcaagtctgtattgtaagctgtagaaaacagatcaagcaatacaactctgccctcttttcttcccgtggacgtagatttacctcagtaaatcgaaccacgtaaatctctgtgtcgtgatctgtattttcctgcattcatcaccatcaaaaattcgcccaaccatcactggcgccgtctgtgggaaacagagaaccaaatttgtgataaagcgaatttttgaccctttttccaccccaaaaaaatgcataccagatcacatactacccgtaatacctttcgtgaaaaccatgaggaagctagtccagcccgcaggtccggaaaacagcctcgggagacatctacttccagttttcacgatgaaggaacaagccgctcaaaaggtccacacaccgagtcttcccagcagcctgatttgaatgaggctgtcaagctgttcttggctgagaagcaggatgagttcttagccttcctgcaaaagagccaagagccgaagacgaaaacggtggattctccttcctcatccagacatgaaagtcactaccgcagtagtgccgtgtcttccaggaagaagaatcctcaaccccgacatgttcctgttcctcctcggtaccggaatcacaggagatctccatctcctccataccgaagagatgtcgggttcgccatgtacggagcattgaagactccgttctcgaacgatatcacccgaactccccttccacagaactaccgaactccgtcgatgacttatgacgggttggtgaatcctcatgacttcctgggacgctatcagtataacatggcgaaccagggtctcaatgaggtccacatgtgcaagctgtttcccgagctgcttatcggaaacgcaagaaggtggttcgatagcctcccccaaggcagcattagatcttaccgagatctaatggatgctttccacaggaggttctttcagaaagcggaagcccgaatcacttcggctcagctgctttctatacgtcaaggtcgcgacgaaaagatcagcgactttatgacgagattccacaaggaatgcctacaagtagatgatctcaatgatctacttgtcatttcggcattccaaaatggaatcctgcccggagctctctacagaaagctcgtggaatgcagtccgcaaacagctcaacagatgtgggacattgcggaccagttctcccgtgccgatgaggcagaccgtcgcaaacggtctttagacagctcatcccgaggagacaggaggaagcccgatcatagcgatcagggacaaactcgccgaactccttttggcgatcagggacatcctcgccgaactccttttgaaaggattcaaaggactccggtgcaagaccgattggggccacgtctcaatcctgagaagccgcccgctcagttcgtaccattgaacaagtcaagagcggaaattttcgaactgcattccgatatgttcgaaaaaccaaagcggatgacgaaatcggccgcgcgtcgacctcaggatcaatattgctccttccatcaagaccacggtcacgataccgaggagtgccgacatttggctgcaggtattgatgctcttgtgaaagcagggacattaaaaaaataccaaagcaagcagccgaaaaagaacaaaaagcagagaggtgcgaactgcgctcctcaggatccgaaaaggcaacaggatcccgaagacgatgacgaacagcaatatgatggagtaatcctgactattgatgctctccctgccgggaagactaaatcgtccctgaagtcagagcgcagaggcttcaatcgagaggagccaacgcataaaaggctgaagcaggacgaagtgattacattttcagatgcagatcccgtcccggccatctctcctcatcaagacgctattgtcatccaagccggagtggcaaacaaactgatccacagagtgtttgtggatacaggagcgtcagtcagcattctttttaaagaatgtttcgataaactagaagtggatccagctcggcttagtccggcaccacttcctctgaaaagtttcgcccaggaggacacccgccctgaaggtattatcagccttccgatcacggtgggaaaagcgcctacaagctctagtacgatgatcgagttctttgtggtaaaagctcggtctccgtacaacatcatcctgggaagagactggctcaacgcagttcgggccgtttgctctacttatcaactcaccatcaagctccccactaaaggggggatagcggtcatccgaggtgatcaaaagagagcaaaagagtgtctgcagattgcgcttaaaagtgccgagcaatcagatcggcatcatcaagcatagcaatcacagcagccggagtcagaggcaagcgaaatgaccgaagtcacaccagagccgaactcaatgaccgttcagttatacgaagatgatccatccagaacggtcaagatcggtttcgcgggaacgcctctactccgggaaaagaccatccagctcctcaaggagtacaaagatgtctttgcatggtctccgttggacatgaccggagtgccctctgaggtaatcactcatcggttaaatattgatccatcagtccggcctataaaacagaagcaaagactctttgcggcagaaagaaatcaagtcatccatgacgaagtccgccaattactgaaagcggatgtattattcgaggtgaaatatccctcttgggtggccaatcctgtgatgatcaagaaaaaagaaggaggatggcggatgtgcatagattttaccgatctaaacaagcactgtcctaaagattgctatccccttccgaacatagacaaaaaagtagaagctttgatcggcttcgaaattttctgttttcttgatttatacaaaggctaccaccaagtcttaatggatgagaatgatgctccaaaaacggctttcattactgacttcggcatctttgcttataaaaagatgccgttcggtttaaagaatgccggagccacatatcaaaggatggtagataagctttttcggcatttgatcggaaaggaggttgaagtgtatgttgacgacatagtcgttaaaagcagaagcacttcggagtacgaagacaatctcaagtccactctcgacgtgctccgaaaagccaacctcaaactcaatccccaaaaatgtacctttttggtagattcgggaaagtttctaggttgttgggtttcaaaggaaggactcaaggcaaatccgctaaaagttcaagttgttcagaacatggcaatgccgaagtccatacatgatgtgcaaaggctaactggatgtctagccgcactgaatagattcctttcccaagcagccgaaaagcaaatgccattcttcaaagtgttaaagaaggcaccaaagtttgagtggggagtcgagcagaaaaaggcttttgacgagctcaaaagttatttagccgagcttcctattctctctgctccaacagatgctgaagtgatattcttatacttagcggcatcggatcagaccattagcgcggtgcttgtacgagaagaaggcctaaagcagcttcccatctactttacaagccgagcattaagaggtccagaaacaaggtatcaacctctggaaaaaattgctctggcattagtaaatgcagcaaggagactgcggccatatttctatgctcacaaggtatgcgtcttaaccgatcttccacttcggcaagttttgaccaagccagaagcatcaggcagaatcgccaaatgggccatagagttgggagaacactcaatcgaatacctacctcggaaagccatcaagggacaagccttggcagattttcttgcagaagcaaagttcgatcaagcaatccctgtcattgccgaacagaaaaattctaccaatgccgaactagcacagcccctggaatccgaagtagagccaccggactgctggagcggattcgtagatggagcttcgaataaaacgggaagtggagctggtattttacttatcgctcccgacggacacgaggtaacttactcacttcggttcttattcccaactactaataatgaagccgaatacgaagctctccttgccggactcaagctagcgcaaagtctatttatcaagtctctcaaaatccattgtgattcacaagtcgtagtgaatcacatgttgggtacaagtgaagcccgtgatgagaggatgaggaaatattgggacaaagcgcaaagcattagccgaagtttctcttattttcggataatccgcattcccagagcggaaaacagccgagcagatattttaagtaagttagcctcatatccaagttcaaaggtggaggaattgatgcacagaagcattgatgaagctgaggtactttcagtagccagctcgccgaactggatgacgccgatcttacagtatctagatcaaggacaactacccgaggataagagaaaagctcggaaaatcacatgccgagcccttcggtacgaacttcatggaggagtcctatacagaaagtcctacctttagccgttattgcgatgtgtagggccagaagagacggactacatccttagagaagttcatgaaggatcttgcggtagccacatcggagctagagctttagctaaaaaagttctgagatgggggtattattggccaactttggtacaagacgcagtgcagctcgtcaagacatgcacgaagtgccaaatccatgcaaatatcccaaagatgccgcagaccgatctatatgctatgcaaagcccttggccttttatgcaatggggcatagacatagtgggaccactaccacaagctcctcggcaaatgaaattccttatcgttgccgtggattactttacaaagtgggtagaagctgaaccattagctacgataacgagctcgaaggcattggatttcgtctggaagaacatagtgtgccgatttggcttaccccacatcctcatttcggataacgggactcagttcaccgacaagacattcaagaattggtgccaagagctgaatattcaacagcggttcacttcggtctcccacccacaagcaaacggacaaacggaggtaacaaaccgtatcttggtg
It contains:
- the LOC121763346 gene encoding calvin cycle protein CP12-2, chloroplastic-like yields the protein MAAAVAGVNVAAVKVFARASEQPKSVSFWQLNNPWRRSACVPLRRMCVAAAPDKLTNKVEESIKAAEEACAGDAVSGECAAAWDEVEELSAAASHARDKQKDSDPLETYCKDNPETDECRTYDN